The Streptomyces sp. A2-16 sequence GTGGCTACCCAGCTCACGTCGCGGTTCCCCCTCTGCGCCCCCACACATGCATCCATGCGCCCCGGATGCGAAATCGATGCGCTTCCCCCGCGCGCGCAGGTCCTGGCCTGGCCGTAACCCGAGGTGGGTGCGGGAGTTGTGCTCTGCGTGGAAGAGACGATCGCGGGTACCGAAGCCGCTCAGATTCCGAAGCAGCGCGGGGAATCGCTGCTGGAGACAGCCGTACGATACGCCGAGGAGCGCCACTGGGACGTCTTCCCCGGCACCTGGCTGGAAGCCGACGACGGGGTCCAGCGGTGCTCCTGCGGTGAGACCGCGTGCGCCGCGCCGGGGGCGCATCCCGCTCGGGAGGACTGGGCGACGCAGGCCACCGGCAGTGCGACGGTTGCGCGCCGGATGTGGCAGAAGCAGCCGACCGCGTCGATCCTGCTGCCCACGGGGCGGACCTTCGACGCGGTGTCCGTCCCGGAGACCGCCGGGTTCCTGGCGCTCGCGCGGATGGAGCGGATGGAGTTGACGCTGGGGCCCGTGACGTTGACACCGGACCGCCGGATGCAGTTCTTCGTGCTGCCGGGGGCGTCGGTGAAGCTGCCGGACCTCATTCGGAAGCTGGGCTGGGCCCCCTCGTCCCTCGATCTGGTCGCGCTCGGCGAGGGGGCGTACGTCGCGGCGCCTCCCACGCGGTTCGGTTCCTCGGGGGCCGTCCAGTGGGCGTGCCGTCCGACGCCCGCGAACCGCTGGCTGCCGGACGCGGAGGAGCTGATCTCGCCGCTCGCCTACGCGTGCGGCAGGGACAGGTAGCGGACGCCCGCGCGGCGGCGGCCGCTCATGAGCACAGCCAGGCGCCCCTAAGGTTGACGTTCATGACGTCGGCTGTGAGTGTGCGTGGGCTCTGGAAGCGGTTCGGGCAGCAGGTCGCTGTCGCCGGGATCGACCTGGAGCTGCCCGCCGGTAAGTTCATCGGGCTCGTGGGGCCCAACGGGGCGGGGAAGACCACCACCCTCTCCATGGTGACCGGGCTGCTCCGCCCCGATCAGGGCAGCGTGGAGGTCGTCGGGCACGACGTGTGGCGGGACCCGGTCACCGTCAAGGCCCGGATCGGCGTCCTGCCCGAAGGACTACGGCTGTTCGAGCGGCTCTCCGGGCGGGAACTCCTCGCCTACTCGGGGCGGTTGCGGGGGCTGCCCGGTGCCGAGGTGGACAAGCGGGCCGGTCAGCTGCTGGACGTACTCGATCTCGCGGGGGCCCAGCACAAGCTGGTCGTCGACTACTCGACCGGGATGCGGAAGAAGATCGGGCTCGCGGCCGCCCTGCTCCACAATCCCGAAGTGCTGTTCCTCGACGAGCCGTTCGAGGGCGTCGACCCCGTCTCCGCGCAGACCATCCGGGGAGTGCTGGAGCGGTACACCGCCTCCGGCGCCACCGTCGTCTTCTCCTCGCACGTCATGGAGCTCGTGGAGTCCCTGTGCGACTGGGTGGCCGTCATGGCGGCCGGCCGCATCCGCGCCCACGGGCCGCTCGAGGAGGTGCGCGGGGCCGCGCCCTCCCTGCAGCGCGCCTTCCTCGAACTCGTGGGGGCGCAGGGGC is a genomic window containing:
- a CDS encoding bifunctional DNA primase/polymerase, with translation MLCVEETIAGTEAAQIPKQRGESLLETAVRYAEERHWDVFPGTWLEADDGVQRCSCGETACAAPGAHPAREDWATQATGSATVARRMWQKQPTASILLPTGRTFDAVSVPETAGFLALARMERMELTLGPVTLTPDRRMQFFVLPGASVKLPDLIRKLGWAPSSLDLVALGEGAYVAAPPTRFGSSGAVQWACRPTPANRWLPDAEELISPLAYACGRDR
- a CDS encoding ABC transporter ATP-binding protein; the protein is MTSAVSVRGLWKRFGQQVAVAGIDLELPAGKFIGLVGPNGAGKTTTLSMVTGLLRPDQGSVEVVGHDVWRDPVTVKARIGVLPEGLRLFERLSGRELLAYSGRLRGLPGAEVDKRAGQLLDVLDLAGAQHKLVVDYSTGMRKKIGLAAALLHNPEVLFLDEPFEGVDPVSAQTIRGVLERYTASGATVVFSSHVMELVESLCDWVAVMAAGRIRAHGPLEEVRGAAPSLQRAFLELVGAQGQDAGANLDWLGGGGAR